In a single window of the Leptospira harrisiae genome:
- a CDS encoding LIC_11502 family protein: MADTENEVYLTEIQGQLPSHLFAHVPKLISLFPQIEALVTVPKGLPELLRKGIYFALLQSVVRLLERNTDPLLPEILPEYRELIRSVSETYSVLRPEVESNWLDECIQYGDKSAYHWEWKHFDSHELF, translated from the coding sequence ATGGCTGATACAGAGAATGAAGTTTATCTTACTGAAATACAAGGCCAGTTGCCAAGCCATTTGTTTGCCCATGTCCCAAAACTAATTTCCTTATTTCCACAAATCGAAGCACTCGTGACAGTTCCTAAAGGCCTTCCCGAACTTTTACGAAAAGGAATTTATTTTGCCCTACTCCAATCTGTGGTAAGGCTTCTTGAACGAAACACAGATCCTCTTTTACCAGAAATCCTTCCCGAATACCGCGAACTCATACGTTCCGTTTCTGAAACATATTCGGTCCTCCGCCCAGAAGTTGAATCCAATTGGTTAGATGAATGTATCCAATACGGAGACAAATCCGCCTATCATTGGGAATGGAAACATTTTGATTCACATGAGTTGTTCTAA
- a CDS encoding acyl-CoA thioesterase has protein sequence MIQTDIQIRFNDMDPMKRVNNSSYSTYLELARLDFCNRYLSVSELEDIPFVLARVEMDLKASVLPGASIFVETWVSSIGTSSWEFSYSIRDKKNNELYVSAKTVQVYFDYRAKTKKPIPPDFLKSLEKERS, from the coding sequence ATGATTCAAACTGATATCCAAATTCGATTTAATGACATGGACCCCATGAAACGAGTCAATAACTCAAGTTATTCGACGTATTTAGAGTTAGCAAGGTTAGATTTTTGTAACCGTTATCTTTCGGTTTCAGAATTGGAAGACATTCCTTTTGTTCTTGCCCGTGTAGAAATGGATTTAAAGGCTTCGGTTTTACCAGGAGCTTCTATTTTTGTCGAAACTTGGGTATCTTCCATCGGTACAAGCTCATGGGAATTTTCATATTCCATACGAGATAAAAAAAACAATGAACTTTATGTTTCTGCAAAAACTGTTCAGGTTTATTTTGATTATAGAGCCAAAACCAAAAAACCGATTCCTCCTGATTTTTTAAAATCATTAGAAAAGGAACGTTCGTAA